A genomic segment from Propionibacteriaceae bacterium ZF39 encodes:
- a CDS encoding metal ABC transporter substrate-binding protein, producing MLRTLRRPALALAASALLLTTACGGGTESGPGAGAYDGLDVIVGFYPLQFVAESVGVGDVAVTNMTQPGAEAHDLELTPRQMAALGEADLVVHIKGFQPALDEAIVQAKPKNVLDVATVVDMHEINPDGSHAHEHTDEHADDEHAEPTTPTPAETHHAGDGHDHGDFDPHVWLDPTNMVKIAEATATALGQARPDEAAKFTANAASLTSELTTLDESFVAGLKTCERTEFVTSHAAFGYLADRYHLTEIGIRGLSPEAEPSPARVAEVQRLAREHGITTVFYETTVSPAVAEAIAGDLRLKTDVLDPLEGLSPEARGDNYLEVMNANLTALKAANGCS from the coding sequence ATGCTTCGAACCCTGCGCCGACCCGCGCTCGCCCTGGCCGCTTCTGCTCTCCTGTTGACCACCGCCTGCGGCGGGGGGACAGAATCCGGTCCCGGAGCCGGGGCCTATGACGGCCTGGACGTGATCGTCGGGTTCTATCCCCTGCAGTTTGTCGCCGAGAGTGTCGGCGTCGGCGATGTCGCCGTCACCAACATGACCCAGCCAGGTGCCGAGGCCCACGATCTCGAACTCACCCCGCGTCAGATGGCCGCGCTCGGCGAGGCAGACCTGGTCGTCCACATCAAGGGATTCCAGCCCGCCCTTGACGAGGCGATCGTCCAGGCCAAGCCGAAGAACGTCCTCGACGTGGCAACGGTCGTCGACATGCACGAGATCAACCCCGATGGCTCCCATGCCCACGAACACACCGACGAGCACGCCGACGACGAGCACGCCGAGCCGACCACGCCCACCCCGGCAGAGACCCACCACGCGGGCGATGGCCACGATCACGGCGACTTCGACCCGCATGTCTGGCTCGACCCGACCAACATGGTGAAGATTGCCGAAGCCACGGCCACTGCGCTCGGCCAGGCCCGACCGGATGAAGCGGCAAAGTTCACAGCGAACGCGGCCTCGCTCACCTCGGAGCTGACGACCCTCGACGAGAGTTTCGTTGCCGGCCTCAAGACCTGCGAACGGACGGAGTTCGTCACCTCGCACGCAGCGTTCGGCTATCTGGCCGATCGCTATCACCTGACCGAGATCGGCATCCGCGGCCTGAGCCCCGAAGCCGAGCCCAGCCCCGCCCGCGTGGCGGAGGTGCAGCGGCTGGCTCGCGAACACGGCATCACGACAGTGTTCTATGAGACCACCGTGTCCCCCGCCGTGGCCGAGGCGATTGCGGGCGATCTCAGGCTGAAGACCGACGTGCTCGATCCGCTGGAGGGGTTGTCCCCCGAGGCCCGCGGAGACAACTACCTTGAGGTCATGAACGCCAACCTCACCGCACTGAAGGCGGCCAACGGGTGCAGCTGA
- a CDS encoding antibiotic biosynthesis monooxygenase family protein, producing the protein MIVVNRFRAGPGFDRELQPAIDILGAKPGCLGIELGLNLDDPELWVLVSRWENVGSYRRALGGFESKSVVVPLLSRAIDEPTAYASPEEVGENRPRGD; encoded by the coding sequence GTGATCGTCGTGAACCGTTTCCGCGCCGGCCCGGGCTTCGACCGGGAACTCCAGCCCGCGATCGACATCCTCGGAGCCAAGCCCGGGTGTCTCGGCATCGAGCTGGGGCTCAACCTGGATGATCCCGAGCTCTGGGTCCTGGTGAGCCGCTGGGAGAACGTCGGATCCTATCGGCGCGCGCTGGGGGGCTTCGAGTCCAAATCCGTCGTCGTGCCCCTGCTGTCACGAGCCATCGACGAGCCGACGGCGTACGCATCGCCCGAGGAAGTCGGCGAGAACCGGCCCCGCGGGGACTGA
- a CDS encoding glycine--tRNA ligase gives MAPQTKLDKVINLCKDRGFVFPCGEIYGGTRSAWDYGPYGVELKENIKRQWWRTMVTGRDDVVGLDSSVILPSKVWEASGHLKAFVDPLIECKSCHKRFREDHLQEEYAEKKGIDNPDTVDTALIACPNCGAKEQWSEPRQFNGLLKTFLGPVEDESGLHYLRPETAQGIFVNFANVMTTARMKPPFGIGQVGKSFRNEITPGNFIFRTREFEQMELEFFVKPGTDEEWHQHWIDARVDWYTGLGIDRDNLRLYEHPQEKLSHYSKRTVDIEYRFRFQGSEWGELEGIANRTDFDLSTHGEHSGKEKQMQYFDQQANERWTPYVIEPSAGLTRSLMAFMVDAYAEEEAPNAKGGTDLRTVLKLDKRLAPVKVAVLPLSRNEQLSPKAKDLAAALRQHWNVDFDDAQAIGRRYRRQDEIGTPYCITVDFDTLEDQAVTIRDRDTMAQERVALDQVEGYLAQRLVGC, from the coding sequence GTGGCGCCCCAGACCAAGCTCGACAAGGTCATCAATCTCTGCAAGGACCGTGGTTTCGTCTTCCCGTGTGGAGAGATCTACGGCGGTACGCGGTCGGCCTGGGACTACGGTCCCTATGGCGTGGAACTGAAGGAGAACATCAAGCGGCAGTGGTGGCGCACGATGGTCACCGGTCGTGACGATGTCGTCGGTCTCGATTCGTCGGTCATCCTGCCCTCGAAGGTGTGGGAGGCCTCCGGCCACCTCAAGGCGTTCGTCGATCCGCTCATCGAGTGCAAGTCCTGTCACAAGCGATTCCGCGAGGATCATCTGCAGGAGGAGTACGCCGAGAAGAAGGGCATCGACAACCCCGACACGGTCGACACCGCGCTCATCGCGTGTCCCAACTGTGGTGCCAAGGAGCAGTGGAGCGAGCCGCGTCAGTTCAACGGCCTGCTGAAGACGTTCCTCGGCCCGGTCGAAGACGAGTCGGGTCTGCACTATCTGCGTCCCGAGACCGCCCAGGGCATCTTCGTGAACTTCGCGAACGTGATGACGACCGCGCGCATGAAGCCGCCGTTCGGCATCGGCCAGGTCGGCAAGTCGTTCCGCAACGAGATCACGCCCGGCAACTTCATCTTCCGCACCCGCGAGTTCGAGCAGATGGAACTCGAGTTCTTTGTGAAGCCCGGCACGGATGAGGAGTGGCATCAGCACTGGATCGACGCCCGCGTCGACTGGTACACGGGCCTCGGCATCGACCGCGACAACCTCCGGCTCTATGAGCACCCGCAGGAGAAGCTCTCGCACTATTCGAAGCGGACCGTCGATATCGAATACCGCTTCCGGTTCCAGGGCTCCGAATGGGGCGAACTGGAGGGCATCGCCAACCGCACCGACTTCGACCTCTCCACGCACGGTGAGCATTCCGGCAAGGAGAAGCAGATGCAGTATTTCGACCAGCAGGCCAACGAGCGCTGGACGCCCTATGTCATCGAGCCCTCCGCCGGCCTGACCCGGTCGCTGATGGCGTTCATGGTGGACGCGTACGCCGAGGAGGAGGCCCCCAACGCCAAGGGCGGCACCGATCTGCGGACGGTCCTGAAGCTCGACAAGCGACTCGCGCCGGTGAAGGTGGCTGTCCTGCCCCTGTCGCGCAACGAGCAGTTGTCGCCGAAGGCGAAGGATCTGGCCGCCGCCCTGCGCCAGCACTGGAACGTCGACTTCGACGATGCCCAGGCCATCGGCCGCCGTTATCGGCGCCAGGACGAGATCGGTACGCCGTACTGCATCACCGTCGACTTCGACACCCTCGAGGATCAGGCCGTTACCATCCGCGACCGCGACACCATGGCCCAGGAGCGCGTGGCGCTCGACCAGGTCGAGGGCTACCTCGCCCAGCGGCTGGTGGGTTGCTGA